Proteins co-encoded in one Chitinophagales bacterium genomic window:
- a CDS encoding outer membrane beta-barrel protein produces the protein MLLKNSSSTLEKSSTANSRFKVYLIHCVLFASLLVLFPTLSQAQLNMPGHENKNLHFGIAVGLNWSNFKVTHSEDFINHDTILVVESPRSPGFNVGIISDLHIGKRADLRFIPTLIFMEKDLIYDEKFASEVVETPQTIESITLSFPLYFKYKSDRFFNNFRFYVLGGVRFDWDLGSNSKARKAFDIIKLDRYDAAVEYGFGLEFYFPLFIFSPEIKFTSGLPNIHVPTDGLRYSNILQKLQSRGVTFTLQFEG, from the coding sequence ATGCTGCTTAAAAATTCAAGTTCAACCTTAGAAAAAAGTTCAACTGCAAATTCACGATTCAAAGTTTATTTGATTCATTGTGTTTTATTTGCGTCGCTTTTGGTATTGTTTCCAACGCTTTCCCAAGCGCAGTTAAACATGCCTGGGCATGAAAATAAAAATCTACATTTTGGCATTGCAGTGGGCTTAAACTGGAGTAATTTCAAAGTCACCCATTCTGAAGATTTTATTAATCATGATACGATTTTAGTGGTAGAATCACCTCGTTCTCCTGGCTTCAATGTGGGTATTATCTCGGATTTACACATCGGCAAACGAGCTGATTTGAGGTTCATTCCCACCTTGATTTTCATGGAAAAAGATTTGATTTACGATGAAAAATTTGCGAGCGAAGTAGTAGAAACTCCGCAAACCATCGAATCCATTACCCTCAGTTTCCCACTTTATTTTAAGTACAAATCCGACCGATTTTTCAACAATTTCCGATTTTATGTATTGGGTGGCGTGCGCTTCGATTGGGATTTGGGATCCAACTCCAAAGCTCGTAAAGCATTTGACATCATCAAATTAGACCGATACGATGCGGCTGTAGAATATGGTTTTGGATTGGAATTTTATTTCCCACTCTTCATCTTTTCGCCCGAAATCAAATTTACCAGCGGCTTGCCAAACATTCATGTGCCAACTGATGGGCTTCGCTACTCCAATATTTTGCAGAAATTGCAGTCGAGAGGAGTCACATTTACACTGCAATTTGAAGGATAG
- a CDS encoding FRG domain-containing protein yields the protein MDNTIKVDTWIALQEQLFHNSWDEKLGRFRSPYVYRGLSDVTYNLKTSLMRLGGSYEDLERHLLRNFRKYARRDKISASGTIWNWLAVAQHYGLPTRLLDWTYSPYVALHFMTANIDEYDRDGVIWAINYVKVKDYLPTKLKYALIEEGSNIFTGEILEEACHTLHEFDSLQKTPFLAFLEPPSLDERIVNQYALFSLLSDSTYLLNDWLDLHPELYFKIVIPAKLKWEIRDKLDQANITERVLFPGLDGLSVWLRRHYTPRM from the coding sequence ATGGACAATACAATAAAAGTAGATACTTGGATAGCCCTGCAAGAACAGCTTTTTCACAATTCGTGGGATGAGAAACTGGGACGGTTTCGTTCACCTTATGTTTATCGAGGGCTATCGGATGTAACCTACAACCTCAAAACCAGTTTGATGCGATTGGGGGGAAGTTATGAAGATTTAGAACGGCATTTGCTTCGTAATTTTCGCAAATATGCACGGCGTGACAAAATATCGGCAAGCGGTACTATATGGAATTGGTTGGCAGTAGCGCAGCATTATGGCTTACCAACCCGCTTATTGGACTGGACCTATTCGCCCTATGTAGCACTGCATTTTATGACTGCCAACATTGACGAATACGATAGGGATGGCGTAATTTGGGCGATTAACTATGTGAAAGTCAAGGATTATTTGCCCACCAAATTGAAGTACGCACTCATTGAAGAAGGTTCCAATATTTTTACAGGTGAAATTCTTGAAGAAGCATGCCATACGCTACACGAATTTGACAGTCTTCAAAAAACACCTTTTTTGGCATTTTTAGAACCTCCGTCTTTAGACGAGCGCATTGTGAATCAATATGCACTTTTTTCGCTATTATCCGATTCAACCTATCTTCTCAATGATTGGCTCGATTTGCACCCCGAATTGTACTTCAAAATTGTGATTCCTGCCAAATTGAAGTGGGAAATTCGAGATAAATTGGATCAAGCCAACATCACCGAAAGGGTGTTGTTTCCTGGATTGGACGGTTTGAGTGTTTGGTTGAGAAGGCATTATACACCGAGGATGTGA
- a CDS encoding lamin tail domain-containing protein, protein MLRNLLYLGSFLLLFFSYFSANAQSESDIVITEIMYNPPESGTDSLEFIELYNKSAAPIDMSGYSFSQGVTFTFPENTVIAAGGYLVSAVNASAFEAFFGFPVLQWEGGALSNSGEDIVLVDVSGAVVDSVFYDDEGEWTIEPDGNGPSLVLCNPDADNSLATSWSFATIEAGMNSEGQTVFAHPNGACSEIDAIPPFPSTVNATTTTTLEIKYSEAVESVSATNLANYTGLSIAAAELDASNMLVNIQLSTPLILGVFETLTIANVKDLAGNAMSEAMSFDVVFNNTVAELVITEIMYNDPGGEDSLEFVELQYLGTSTAQLGGYAFSDGISFTFPTMTIEPNEYIVVSKIPEFMEEFFGISSMRSFGGLQNGGEPIEIKNTVGDVIDVVEYDDAAPWPTEADGDGYSLNLCNTSLDNSDGVNWSIATELDSAGVYQGVVIYATPGADGCKTDVGIETLDGTRIDLFPNPASSYLSIQIEGTNDWQLSVFNILGQELLTLETVQNSHQMDVSKLETGIYFVHFQSKTTNEYHVERVVIE, encoded by the coding sequence ATGCTACGAAATTTACTTTACTTAGGCAGTTTTTTGTTATTATTTTTCAGTTATTTTTCGGCAAACGCACAATCGGAATCCGATATCGTCATCACCGAAATCATGTACAACCCTCCTGAAAGTGGCACAGATTCGCTGGAATTCATTGAGTTGTATAATAAAAGTGCTGCTCCCATTGATATGTCTGGTTATTCCTTTTCACAAGGTGTGACCTTTACATTTCCTGAAAATACAGTCATTGCAGCAGGTGGATACCTGGTATCAGCCGTCAATGCAAGTGCTTTTGAAGCCTTTTTTGGTTTTCCTGTTCTTCAATGGGAAGGAGGCGCATTGAGCAACAGTGGCGAAGACATTGTGTTGGTAGATGTCAGTGGTGCAGTCGTTGACTCTGTATTTTATGATGATGAAGGTGAATGGACTATCGAACCTGATGGCAATGGGCCTTCTTTGGTCTTGTGCAACCCTGATGCTGACAATTCACTAGCCACAAGTTGGAGTTTTGCCACAATTGAAGCAGGAATGAACAGTGAAGGGCAAACAGTTTTTGCTCATCCCAATGGAGCCTGTTCCGAAATAGATGCGATTCCTCCATTTCCTTCAACAGTGAATGCTACAACTACAACGACACTCGAAATAAAATACAGTGAAGCAGTTGAATCGGTTTCAGCAACCAATTTGGCGAACTACACAGGTTTGTCCATTGCAGCAGCCGAATTAGATGCGAGCAATATGCTGGTAAACATTCAACTCTCCACGCCTTTGATTTTGGGTGTTTTTGAAACCTTGACCATTGCGAATGTGAAAGATTTGGCGGGAAATGCCATGTCTGAAGCTATGAGTTTTGATGTGGTGTTCAACAATACGGTTGCAGAATTGGTGATTACTGAAATTATGTACAACGATCCAGGTGGCGAAGATAGCCTTGAATTTGTGGAACTCCAATATTTAGGAACAAGCACTGCACAATTAGGAGGTTATGCGTTCTCAGATGGTATTTCTTTTACCTTCCCAACCATGACAATTGAGCCAAATGAATACATTGTGGTGTCTAAAATCCCTGAGTTTATGGAAGAATTTTTCGGTATTTCGTCTATGCGTTCTTTTGGAGGACTGCAAAATGGTGGCGAGCCGATTGAGATTAAAAATACAGTGGGCGATGTGATTGATGTGGTCGAGTATGACGATGCCGCACCCTGGCCTACGGAGGCAGACGGTGATGGGTATTCGCTCAATTTGTGCAATACTTCTTTGGATAATAGCGATGGAGTGAATTGGTCTATTGCCACTGAATTGGACTCGGCGGGCGTTTACCAAGGGGTGGTCATTTATGCAACGCCTGGTGCGGATGGCTGCAAAACGGATGTGGGCATCGAAACTTTGGATGGCACACGAATTGATCTTTTCCCCAATCCTGCAAGTAGCTATCTGTCTATTCAAATTGAAGGTACAAACGATTGGCAACTAAGTGTTTTCAATATTCTGGGTCAAGAACTACTGACATTGGAAACTGTGCAGAATAGCCATCAAATGGATGTAAGCAAGCTTGAAACAGGTATTTATTTTGTTCATTTTCAAAGCAAAACGACAAATGAATATCATGTTGAGCGAGTCGTGATTGAGTAA
- a CDS encoding DUF6702 family protein, which yields MKKITYILLVLLSGNLAFATHEFYVSICNIQHNADATTLEVTLKVFTDDFEQALFEEFSEKLQLGTLQENPKADELIVYYLQKYLQIIVNNDLKDSFTYIGKEVEINEMWCYLEIEGVENIETIEVNNMLLTNTFPKQSNIVNIRANARLESLMLNKDKTLDRIEY from the coding sequence ATGAAAAAAATAACGTATATACTATTGGTACTATTATCAGGCAATTTAGCGTTTGCCACGCACGAATTTTATGTCAGCATCTGCAATATTCAGCACAATGCAGATGCGACAACATTGGAAGTGACACTAAAGGTGTTCACCGATGATTTTGAACAAGCATTGTTTGAAGAATTTAGTGAAAAGCTACAACTGGGTACTTTGCAAGAAAACCCCAAAGCAGATGAATTGATTGTGTATTACCTTCAAAAATACCTGCAAATCATTGTCAACAATGACCTCAAGGATTCTTTCACATATATAGGCAAAGAGGTGGAAATAAACGAAATGTGGTGCTATTTGGAGATAGAAGGAGTAGAAAATATTGAAACCATTGAAGTCAATAACATGCTGCTGACCAATACTTTTCCCAAACAAAGCAACATCGTGAATATCCGAGCCAATGCTCGTTTAGAAAGTTTGATGCTAAACAAAGATAAGACATTGGATAGGATAGAGTATTGA
- a CDS encoding mechanosensitive ion channel has translation MLQYPTDSSSLIRQAQQWDDSFTDSTKLIWGKLMNWIELLISMLPNIVLAAIILFFFYIIAKGNARYSYRVFRRVAGSEAVGQLLTNIASFLLFLLGLSIALSVMALDKAVASILAGAGIIGLALGFAFQDLTVNFISSIIIAVKRPFAMGDLIDSNGYFGTVKQMHFRSIILENTSGQSVILSNRAVLENPLVNYNFTGRRRVDLVIGVSYAENLRQVKELTTQTISELPIVLPNWKIELFFEEFGESSINFVVRFWIQFSRQAEYLEARSEAIMAIHEAFHQNNITIPFPIRTLDFGIKGGKELSTIIKS, from the coding sequence ATGTTGCAGTATCCAACAGATAGTTCTTCCCTTATTCGCCAAGCTCAACAGTGGGATGATAGCTTTACGGATAGTACCAAATTAATATGGGGTAAGCTAATGAACTGGATAGAACTACTGATATCTATGTTGCCCAATATTGTGTTGGCCGCCATTATTCTTTTCTTTTTTTATATAATTGCCAAAGGAAACGCTCGGTACTCTTATCGGGTATTTAGACGTGTTGCAGGGAGCGAAGCCGTAGGACAGTTGCTTACCAATATTGCCAGTTTTCTATTATTTCTATTGGGATTGTCGATAGCATTGAGTGTGATGGCTTTGGACAAAGCCGTAGCTTCTATACTAGCAGGAGCAGGAATCATCGGTTTGGCTTTGGGTTTTGCATTTCAGGATTTGACCGTCAATTTTATATCCAGTATCATTATTGCCGTCAAACGCCCCTTTGCAATGGGTGATTTGATAGACAGCAATGGTTATTTTGGAACGGTCAAGCAAATGCACTTTCGATCCATCATTTTGGAAAATACTTCTGGACAATCAGTTATCCTTTCTAATCGAGCAGTGTTGGAGAATCCATTGGTGAACTACAACTTTACAGGACGGCGACGGGTAGATTTGGTTATCGGTGTTTCATACGCTGAAAATTTGAGGCAAGTCAAGGAACTAACCACCCAAACAATTAGCGAATTACCCATAGTGTTGCCCAATTGGAAAATAGAATTGTTTTTTGAAGAATTTGGTGAGAGTTCTATTAACTTTGTGGTTCGTTTCTGGATTCAATTCAGCCGACAAGCTGAGTATTTAGAAGCTCGTTCTGAGGCAATTATGGCTATTCACGAAGCCTTTCACCAAAACAATATCACGATTCCATTTCCCATTCGTACATTGGATTTTGGTATCAAAGGCGGAAAAGAATTGTCCACAATTATCAAGTCATGA
- a CDS encoding protein-tyrosine-phosphatase has product MKQILHNNIPFIKMFLPLQSYIQSVTNDFQNIPTIRQKILESVGTFIRQQLNNNQRINLNFICTHNSRRSHFGQVWAEIAVIHYGLKNIHTYSGGTEATSFNIRSVAALQRAGFEVKKLEQDNESENPRYQLYFADDTPPMTCFSKAYDHFANPSINFIAIMTCSDADENCPLVLGAIQRFSVTYEDPKVADDTPKETLKYDERCRQIATETFYMLSKV; this is encoded by the coding sequence ATGAAACAAATATTACATAACAACATACCTTTTATCAAAATGTTTCTACCACTTCAATCTTATATTCAGTCTGTGACCAATGATTTTCAGAACATTCCTACTATTCGTCAAAAAATACTTGAATCGGTTGGCACATTTATCAGGCAACAATTAAATAATAATCAACGAATTAACTTGAATTTCATCTGTACTCACAATAGCCGAAGAAGTCACTTTGGACAAGTTTGGGCTGAAATAGCAGTTATCCATTATGGATTGAAAAATATCCATACTTATTCGGGAGGTACCGAGGCTACTTCCTTCAATATTCGCTCGGTAGCTGCCCTTCAAAGAGCAGGTTTTGAAGTAAAAAAATTGGAGCAAGATAATGAAAGTGAAAATCCTCGCTATCAGTTGTATTTTGCAGATGATACCCCTCCAATGACTTGTTTTTCCAAAGCTTATGACCACTTTGCCAATCCTTCAATAAACTTTATCGCCATTATGACTTGCTCAGATGCAGACGAAAACTGCCCTTTGGTTTTGGGTGCAATACAACGCTTCTCAGTGACTTATGAAGATCCGAAAGTAGCAGATGATACCCCTAAAGAAACCCTAAAATACGATGAGCGATGCCGTCAGATAGCGACCGAGACATTCTATATGCTGTCCAAAGTATAA